In the Cellvibrio sp. KY-GH-1 genome, TCATCCAATACCAGATGAGGAAAGTGCAGGGTTTGCAGCGCTTGGGTCATTATCACTGTATCAAAACTTTTATCGGCAAAATTACCCAGACCACGATCGAGGTTTTGTTCGATTACGTTCAATCCTTTGTCGATGCATAGATTGATCTGCGCAGCATCGATCTCCAGCCCGTACCCTTGCACTTGTTTGGTGTCGATCAAAAATTTTAGCAATGTGCCATCGCCACACCCCAAATCGAGTATGCGGCTGCTTTGCGTAATCCAATGTTGGATTTCATTTAAATCAATACGCATCAGACTGTCACTCCCGCAAGGTATCGACCGAAGACTTGTTGATAGCGCTCGTCGGGTAGTAAGAAGGCATCGTGACCGTGTTTGGATTCAATTTCTGCATAAGTCACTGCACGGTTAGCACCAACCAATGCATTCACAATTTCGCGCGAACGCTCGGGGGCAAAACGCCAGTCGGTACTAAAAGAAATCACCAGAAATTTTGCCCGTGTTTGTTGGAAGGCAATAACTGGATCGTCATTGAACTCACGTGCGAGATCAAAATAATCCAGCGCTTTGGTGATGCGAATGTAGGAGTTGGCATCGAAGCTGTTGGCAAAGCTGTCGCCCTGGTAGCGCAGGTAGCTTTCAATCTGGAATTCCACCGGCTCATCGGTACCCAATTCAAAACTGCCACTGCGCAAATCGCGCCCAAATTTTTCGCCCATCGCAAAATCCGACAGGTAAGTGATGTGGCCAATCATGCGCGCCACCGCCAAACCATTCTTGGGGATAGCGTTATGCGCCTGATAATCACCATCAAAAAAATTCGGGTCACTGACAATCGCCTTGCGCGCGGCCTCATTAAACGCAATATTTTGTGCAGATAGTTTCATCGCAGAAGCGATGACGACGGCATGGCGCACACGCTGCGGATAATCCAGCGCCCAGCGCATCACCTGCATTCCGCCAAGACTGCCCCCGATAATCGCCGCCCAAACATCAATGCCCAGTACATCCGCCAAGCGCGCCTGGCTTGCCACCCAATCGCGCACGCGCACCATGGGAAAATCGGCGCCCCAGGGTTTGCCGGTCGCCAGATTGATGGAACGAGGCCCCGTAGAGCCATGACAGCCGCCGAGATTATTTAGTGCCACCACAAAAAATTTGTTGGTATCGATGGGTTTGCCCGGGCCGATATAGGCATCCCACCAGCCTGGGCGCTTGTCGTCCATGCTGTGATAGCCCGCCGCATGGTGATGGCCTGACAGCGCATGGCAAATTAACACTGCGTTGGACTTGGTTGCGTTGAGCTGGCCGTAGGTTTCGTAGACCAGATCGTATTCATCCAGCGTTTTGCCGCAGGCGAGCAGCAACGGCTGAGTGAAATGATGCGTCTGTGGCGTAACAAGACCCACCGAGTCAGCGGGTAATTGGTTGGGCATGGCAATCTCTTAATACTGGCGTGAAGCCGGTGTGATTCAAAGTGGCGCCAGTCTAAAGAGACCGGCATTAGCCTGCAAGATTAGCTTGTGATTCACTGTGGAAGGGGCGGCAGATAAAAAAACGGGCCAATGCGGCCCGTTATTTTAACGCTCTGAATTCGCTAAAAATCAGTCCTGCCAGCGCTTAAAAATCAATGACGTATTAATCCCACCAAAGGCAAAGTTATTGCTCATCACTATATCGGTCTCAAACTCACGCCCGCTGCCCGTAAGGTAATCTAGCGGCGCGCAATCCGGATCCGGCTGGTGTAGATTCGCCGTGCCGTGAAACCAGCCATCGTGCATCATCGCGATACTGACCCAAGCCTCCAGCGCGCCACATGCTCCCAGCGTGTGGCCGGTGAAGCTTTTAAATGCGCTAATTGGGGTATTGCTACCAAACAGTTTGTAGGTCGCCTGACTTTCAGCAATATCGCCGCGGTCCGTCGCAGTACCGTGGGCGCTGATATAACCAACCTCGTCGGGGCTAATGTTCGCATCCGCCAAGGCCATCTCCATTGCCAAGCGCATAGTTTCTGACTGCGGCTGGGTGACATGAGCGCCGTCCGAGTTAGTACCGAACCCGATAATTTCTGCATAGATTCGCGCGCCGCGCGCCTGCGCATGCTCCAGCTCCTCGAGAATCAGAGTGCCAGCGCCCTCGCCAATGACCAATCCATCGCGATCGGTGTCAAAGGGGCGCGGTGAAGATGAAGGGGTGTCGTTGCGGGTACTTGTTGCAAACAAGGTATCGAATACTGCTGCTTCAGACGCACAGAGCTCTTCCGCCCCGCCCGCAACCATCAACTTTTGCTTCCCAAACTTGATGGCTTCGTAGGCGTAGCCCAACCCTTGGCTCCCTGAGGTGCAAGCGCTGGAGGTAGTGATAACCCGGCCTTTCAGCTGAAAGAAAACACCAATGTTCACTGCTGTGGTGTGACCCATCATCTTTAGATAGGAATTGGCGTTCAGCCCACTTGAATCACCGTTCAACAACATATGGCCAAAATCAGCGATAGCATCGGGGCTACCGGCAGAAGAACCATAACTGACGCCCATACGACCATCCTGAATACAGGGATCGCCTAACAAGCCAGCGTCGGCAAGGGCGAGCTCGGTGGCAGCAGTCGCCATCAGCGCGACACGCCCCATACTGCGAGTCAGCTTGCGATTGAAATGTTCAGGTTTCTCAAAATCCGTGACCGGAGCCCCCAATCGGGTATTGAGATCGGCATACTTATCCCACTCATGCATGGTACAAATGCCCGTTTTACCGTCGCGCAAGTTGGCTTTAATTTGCTCCCAGGTCGAGCCAATCGGGGAAATTCCGGCCATACCAGTTATTACAACGCGCTTCATTAACACAGGCCTCCATTGACCGAAATCACCTGACGGGTGATGTAGGCCGCCTCACTACTCATTAAAAATTTAACCAATGCAGCCACTTCTTCAGGTTTGCCAACCCGGCGGGCTGGGATCATTTTGAGGGCTTCTTCAACCAGCGCCTCATCGACCATCTCGGTTTCAATCAGGCCGGGAGCTACACAGTTCACCGTGATATCACGCTTGGCCAATTCAATCGCCAGAGATTTACTGGCGGCGATAATACCGGCTTTGGCCGCGCTGTAGTTGGTTTGCCCACGGTTGCCAATCAACCCGGATACCGACGCCAGCGTCACAATGCGCCCCGCTGCCCGACGGCGAACCATCGGCATAATGACGGGATTTAAAACATTGTAGAAACTGTCCAGATTGGTATGAATCACAGCATCCCACTCCTCTCCGGACATAGCTGGAAAGGCGTTATCGCGCGCAATACCGGCGTTACAAACCACACCGTAATAGGCGCCGTGTGCCTCCATATCCGCTTCTAACACCGCTTTTACCTGTGCGCGGTCAGCAACATCAAATTGCACAATGCGCGCGTTGCCGCCGAGCGCAACAATTTCACTGGCCACTGATTCTGCCTGTTCGCGCTGAGCGCGACAGTGCAATACCAGATCATAACCCTGCTGTGCGAGAGCCAATGCTATCGCCTTGCCGATACCACGGCTGGACCCAGTCACTAACACACTCAGGGATTCATTATTCATCGACATAGTTTGAAACTCTTTATTGTTCGGTAGCGCCAGACGCAAGAAACTGTTCCGGATCTTCAGGCTGAAATACGTTGATATTGGCACTGGCAGAAACATGGGAATAGCTGCCCATGCCCTTAAGCTCACATTCGAAGACGCTGAGCCCATTCTCACCGCGTATCAATTCCCTGACACTAACCTGTAACTTGCTACCCAGCGGGAAATAGCCATGACTTGCCGTGTAGCGGCGACTGCCCACTAGAAAACCAATTTTGACTGGAAACCCGGCGCGGCGGGCACGGCATCCACCCAAAGCGCCAATGGTCTGTGCCATTAACTCAATCCCAACCCAAGCGGGTAGACCCTGCTCATCCACAAAGGGAGCATCAGGGCGAATCGTCACGCTCGCCTGCAGGGCCTCGTCGTCCCAGGTATCAATGTGATCCAAAAGCACCATTGCGCCCTGATGGGGCACAACAGAATCAAACGAAAAAAGTGGATATTCAGCGGCTTGGTTGGCCATCACATAACTCCAGTATCAGTGAAATGTTATTGCCGCCAAACGCAAAAGAATTGCTCATTGCATAGCGCAACGGCTGATTAACTTTAGGTGCACCCAGGTTTTCCAACGGGGCCAGTTCAGGGTCGTTTACACCATCCCAG is a window encoding:
- a CDS encoding 3-ketoacyl-ACP reductase FabG2; the protein is MNNESLSVLVTGSSRGIGKAIALALAQQGYDLVLHCRAQREQAESVASEIVALGGNARIVQFDVADRAQVKAVLEADMEAHGAYYGVVCNAGIARDNAFPAMSGEEWDAVIHTNLDSFYNVLNPVIMPMVRRRAAGRIVTLASVSGLIGNRGQTNYSAAKAGIIAASKSLAIELAKRDITVNCVAPGLIETEMVDEALVEEALKMIPARRVGKPEEVAALVKFLMSSEAAYITRQVISVNGGLC
- a CDS encoding hotdog family protein, with the translated sequence MANQAAEYPLFSFDSVVPHQGAMVLLDHIDTWDDEALQASVTIRPDAPFVDEQGLPAWVGIELMAQTIGALGGCRARRAGFPVKIGFLVGSRRYTASHGYFPLGSKLQVSVRELIRGENGLSVFECELKGMGSYSHVSASANINVFQPEDPEQFLASGATEQ
- a CDS encoding beta-ketoacyl-ACP synthase; translated protein: MKRVVITGMAGISPIGSTWEQIKANLRDGKTGICTMHEWDKYADLNTRLGAPVTDFEKPEHFNRKLTRSMGRVALMATAATELALADAGLLGDPCIQDGRMGVSYGSSAGSPDAIADFGHMLLNGDSSGLNANSYLKMMGHTTAVNIGVFFQLKGRVITTSSACTSGSQGLGYAYEAIKFGKQKLMVAGGAEELCASEAAVFDTLFATSTRNDTPSSSPRPFDTDRDGLVIGEGAGTLILEELEHAQARGARIYAEIIGFGTNSDGAHVTQPQSETMRLAMEMALADANISPDEVGYISAHGTATDRGDIAESQATYKLFGSNTPISAFKSFTGHTLGACGALEAWVSIAMMHDGWFHGTANLHQPDPDCAPLDYLTGSGREFETDIVMSNNFAFGGINTSLIFKRWQD
- the metW gene encoding methionine biosynthesis protein MetW, with amino-acid sequence MRIDLNEIQHWITQSSRILDLGCGDGTLLKFLIDTKQVQGYGLEIDAAQINLCIDKGLNVIEQNLDRGLGNFADKSFDTVIMTQALQTLHFPHLVLDEMLRVGKECIVTFPNFGHWKARFYLATRGRMPVSDLLPYEWYNTPNIHFCTFKDFEVLCRERNIKVINRQVVNEQSGQTLKDLMPNLFGETAIYHLSK
- a CDS encoding homoserine O-acetyltransferase, which encodes MPNQLPADSVGLVTPQTHHFTQPLLLACGKTLDEYDLVYETYGQLNATKSNAVLICHALSGHHHAAGYHSMDDKRPGWWDAYIGPGKPIDTNKFFVVALNNLGGCHGSTGPRSINLATGKPWGADFPMVRVRDWVASQARLADVLGIDVWAAIIGGSLGGMQVMRWALDYPQRVRHAVVIASAMKLSAQNIAFNEAARKAIVSDPNFFDGDYQAHNAIPKNGLAVARMIGHITYLSDFAMGEKFGRDLRSGSFELGTDEPVEFQIESYLRYQGDSFANSFDANSYIRITKALDYFDLAREFNDDPVIAFQQTRAKFLVISFSTDWRFAPERSREIVNALVGANRAVTYAEIESKHGHDAFLLPDERYQQVFGRYLAGVTV